From one Dermacentor silvarum isolate Dsil-2018 chromosome 3, BIME_Dsil_1.4, whole genome shotgun sequence genomic stretch:
- the LOC119445052 gene encoding glycine-rich protein-like: MRTMLIVVALVALVGVCFAGVVSYGGYGGGGYGGGGGYGGGYGKSLPGPSFLIKSLHHVSKVSHGGPILANYDLGVSYGGGYGGGYGGGYGGYGLGGYGGYGLKG; the protein is encoded by the exons ATGAGGACCATG CTGATTGTCGTTGCCCTTGTCGCCCTCGTCGGCGTCTGTTTCGCTGGCGTCGTCTCCTACGGCGGCTACGGAGGTGGCGGctatggcggcggcggcggctacgGTGGCGGCTACGGCAAGTCCCTGCCCGGTCCTTCCTTCCTCATCAAGAGCCTTCACCACGTGAGCAAGGTCAGCCACGGAGGACCCATCCTCGCCAACTACGACCTGGGCGTCTCGTACGGCGGAGGTTACGGCGGCGGCTACGGCGGCGGCTACGGCGGATACGGATTGGGCGGCTACGGAGGCTACGGACTCAAGGGCTAG